The Pyrococcus kukulkanii genome contains a region encoding:
- a CDS encoding ribbon-helix-helix domain-containing protein, protein MATTIRISVRLPPKIVEEIDRLIQKGVFSNRSDFIKEAVRHYLRELRREGLTEEER, encoded by the coding sequence ATGGCTACTACAATTAGGATCTCAGTAAGGCTTCCTCCAAAGATAGTTGAAGAAATTGACAGGTTAATTCAAAAGGGAGTATTCAGTAATAGGAGTGATTTTATTAAAGAGGCCGTTAGACATTATCTTAGAGAGCTAAGGAGAGAGGGGCTCACCGAAGAAGAAAGATGA